In a single window of the Pseudomonas oryzihabitans genome:
- the glnL gene encoding nitrogen regulation protein NR(II), with protein sequence MPTDVIHRLLLDNLTTAVILLDAELRLEYMNPAAEMLLAISGQRSHGQFISELFTESPEALQALRQAVDHAHPFTKREALLVSTSGNSLTVDYAVTPILDRHNTLLLLEVHPRDRLLRITKEEAQLSKQETTKLLVRGLAHEIKNPLGGIRGAAQLLARELPEESLKDYTNVIIEEADRLRNLVDRMLGSNKLPKLSTTNVHEVLERVCSLVEAESQGLINLVRDYDPSIPDLMIDREQMIQAVLNIVRNAMQAISQQNELRLGRVTLRTRTLRQFTIAHHRHRLVCKVEIIDNGPGIPQDLQETIFYPMVSGRPDGTGLGLAITQNIITQHQGLIECESHPGHTAFSIFLPLE encoded by the coding sequence ATGCCTACCGACGTCATCCACCGGCTCCTGCTCGACAACCTCACGACCGCGGTCATCCTGCTCGATGCGGAGCTGCGTCTGGAGTACATGAATCCGGCGGCCGAGATGCTGTTGGCCATCAGCGGCCAGCGCAGCCACGGCCAGTTCATCAGCGAGTTGTTCACCGAGTCGCCCGAGGCCCTGCAGGCGCTGCGGCAGGCGGTCGATCATGCCCACCCCTTCACCAAGCGCGAGGCGCTGCTGGTCTCCACCTCGGGCAACAGCCTCACGGTGGACTATGCGGTGACCCCCATCTTGGACCGCCACAACACCCTGCTGCTGCTGGAAGTCCATCCGCGCGATCGGCTGCTGCGCATCACCAAGGAGGAGGCACAGCTCTCCAAGCAGGAGACCACCAAGCTCCTAGTGCGCGGCCTGGCCCACGAGATCAAGAATCCCCTGGGTGGCATCCGCGGCGCAGCCCAGTTACTGGCCCGCGAGCTGCCCGAAGAGTCACTCAAGGACTACACCAACGTCATCATCGAGGAAGCGGACCGGCTGCGGAATCTGGTCGACCGCATGCTCGGCTCCAACAAGCTGCCGAAGCTTTCCACCACCAACGTCCACGAGGTGCTCGAACGGGTCTGCAGCCTGGTGGAAGCGGAAAGCCAGGGGCTGATCAATCTGGTACGCGACTACGATCCGAGCATCCCCGACCTGATGATTGATCGGGAGCAGATGATCCAGGCAGTGCTCAACATCGTGCGCAACGCCATGCAGGCCATCTCCCAGCAGAATGAACTGCGCCTGGGCCGGGTGACCCTGAGAACCCGTACCCTGCGCCAGTTCACCATCGCCCATCACCGCCATCGCCTAGTGTGCAAGGTGGAGATCATCGACAACGGTCCGGGCATTCCCCAGGACCTGCAGGAAACCATCTTCTATCCCATGGTCAGCGGTCGCCCCGACGGCACCGGCCTCGGGCTCGCCATCACCCAGAACATCATCACCCAGCATCAGGGGCTGATCGAGTGTGAAAGCCATCCTGGCCACACCGCCTTCAGCATCTTCCTGCCGCTGGAATAA
- the ntrC gene encoding nitrogen regulation protein NR(I): MSRQETVWIVDDDRSIRWVLEKALQQEGMTTVAFDSADSVMTRLGRQQPDVVISDIRMPGTSGLDLLSRIREMHPRLPVIIMTAHSDLDSAVASYQGGAFEYLPKPFDVDEAVALVKRAGQHAQEQQGFAEPEHLTRTPEIIGEAPAMQEVFRAIGRLSHSNITVLINGESGTGKELVAHALHRHSPRAAAPFIALNMAAIPKDLMESELFGHEKGAFTGAAAQRRGRFEQADGGTLFLDEIGDMPADTQTRLLRVLADGEFYRVGGHTPVKVDVRIIAATHQNLEGLVREGKFREDLFHRLNVIRIHIPRLADRREDIPALARHFLARAAQELAVEPKTLRSETEEYMKGLPWQGNVRQLENTCRWITVMASSREVLIDDLPPELLNQPQDAAPAANWEQALRQWADQALTRGQSSLLDNAVPAFERIMIETALKHTAGRRRDAAVLLGWGRNTLTRKIKELGMKVDGPDEEGED, from the coding sequence ATGAGCCGTCAGGAGACCGTCTGGATCGTCGACGACGACCGTTCCATCCGCTGGGTCCTGGAAAAAGCCCTGCAACAGGAAGGCATGACCACCGTCGCCTTCGACAGCGCCGATAGCGTCATGACCCGCCTCGGTCGTCAGCAACCGGACGTGGTGATCTCGGACATCCGCATGCCGGGGACCAGTGGCCTGGACCTGCTGTCGCGCATCCGCGAGATGCACCCACGGCTGCCGGTCATCATCATGACCGCCCACTCCGACCTGGACAGCGCCGTGGCTTCCTACCAGGGCGGCGCCTTCGAATACCTGCCCAAGCCCTTCGACGTCGACGAGGCCGTGGCCCTGGTCAAGCGCGCCGGGCAGCATGCTCAGGAGCAACAGGGCTTCGCCGAGCCGGAGCACCTGACCCGCACCCCCGAGATCATCGGTGAAGCACCGGCGATGCAGGAGGTGTTCCGCGCCATCGGCCGCCTCTCGCACTCCAACATCACGGTGCTGATCAACGGCGAATCCGGTACCGGCAAGGAGCTGGTCGCCCACGCCCTGCACCGCCACAGCCCGCGCGCCGCCGCGCCCTTCATCGCCCTGAACATGGCCGCCATTCCCAAGGACCTGATGGAGTCCGAGCTGTTCGGCCACGAGAAGGGTGCCTTCACCGGTGCCGCGGCCCAGCGCCGTGGGCGCTTCGAACAGGCCGACGGCGGCACCCTGTTCCTCGACGAGATCGGCGACATGCCGGCCGACACCCAGACCCGCCTGCTGCGGGTCCTGGCCGATGGCGAGTTCTATCGTGTCGGTGGCCATACCCCGGTCAAGGTGGACGTGCGCATCATCGCCGCCACCCACCAGAATCTCGAAGGCCTGGTGCGCGAGGGCAAGTTCCGCGAAGACCTCTTCCACCGCCTCAACGTCATCCGCATCCACATCCCCCGCCTGGCCGACCGTCGCGAGGACATCCCCGCCCTCGCCCGCCACTTCCTCGCCCGCGCCGCCCAGGAGCTGGCCGTGGAACCCAAGACCCTGCGCAGCGAGACCGAGGAATACATGAAAGGGCTGCCCTGGCAGGGCAACGTGCGCCAGCTGGAGAACACCTGCCGCTGGATCACGGTGATGGCCTCCAGCCGCGAGGTGCTGATCGACGACCTGCCACCAGAGCTGCTCAACCAGCCCCAGGACGCCGCCCCTGCCGCCAACTGGGAACAGGCGCTGCGCCAGTGGGCCGACCAGGCCCTCACCCGCGGCCAGTCCAGCCTGCTGGACAACGCCGTGCCGGCCTTCGAACGCATCATGATCGAGACCGCCCTCAAGCACACCGCCGGCCGCCGCCGCGACGCCGCCGTGCTGCTCGGCTGGGGCCGCAACACCCTGACCCGCAAGATCAAGGAGCTGGGCATGAAGGTGGATGGGCCGGATGAGGAGGGGGAAGACTGA
- a CDS encoding TolC family outer membrane protein, producing MLHRASLRRCAITFLMCIGPVVAVASTEDSSPLDLWQLYQRAVASDPRILGADAQIRAGTGQEREALGQLLPQLKGGAASSRIKRSEGARTLFYDGQTYNLSLTQVLYNPAAWRGFKKYSELTRQYRSQAEDARIQSAVDLVQRYFAVLAAEDELALAKAERQATQRSLDQVSALFERQLATITDKLQLAARVDSLETAEIEATNQIQIAREALAELLGQEVYQPLKRIDEGALFASLPGAEEEWVASAIAHNPMLQAKQSALNSSELAISEAKAAHLPTLSLAFGAQRSDFVYDNVLAADKVDTLSASVNLQIPLYSGGSISARTQGLYGARDVAEQEYEALRRQVVKETKTAYLQSDANLRKIVSAHKALESAVKSREITEKSFAYGTVTGVDILNAVRQEYLSRRDYLRAQYGFVTNQLVLLRWSGEFSAKDIQRINGWLSPSLTANAVGKGKR from the coding sequence ATGCTTCATCGGGCCAGCTTAAGAAGGTGCGCCATCACGTTTCTGATGTGCATCGGACCAGTTGTTGCCGTGGCGTCGACGGAGGACTCCAGTCCACTTGATCTTTGGCAGCTTTATCAAAGAGCCGTTGCGTCTGATCCGCGCATCCTCGGCGCCGACGCACAGATCCGGGCTGGAACTGGCCAGGAACGCGAAGCCTTGGGGCAGTTACTGCCACAGCTCAAGGGCGGGGCTGCCAGTAGCCGTATCAAAAGATCCGAGGGAGCTCGGACACTCTTCTATGACGGGCAAACCTATAACTTGAGTTTGACTCAGGTGCTCTATAATCCCGCAGCCTGGCGTGGTTTCAAGAAGTACTCTGAGCTTACGCGGCAGTATCGATCCCAGGCAGAAGACGCACGTATCCAGTCTGCGGTCGATCTCGTTCAACGTTATTTCGCAGTCCTGGCCGCTGAAGATGAACTCGCACTGGCCAAGGCCGAACGCCAAGCTACGCAGCGTAGTCTCGATCAGGTCTCGGCGTTATTCGAGCGTCAGTTAGCGACGATTACCGATAAGTTGCAGCTGGCTGCTCGAGTGGACAGTCTCGAAACGGCAGAAATCGAAGCTACAAACCAGATTCAGATTGCTCGCGAGGCGCTGGCCGAGCTGTTGGGGCAAGAGGTTTATCAACCGCTGAAGCGGATTGACGAGGGGGCGCTGTTCGCCTCTTTGCCAGGTGCCGAGGAGGAATGGGTAGCTTCGGCAATCGCTCACAATCCTATGTTACAAGCCAAGCAGAGTGCGCTGAATTCCTCGGAGCTGGCGATCAGCGAAGCCAAGGCAGCTCACCTTCCTACCTTGAGCCTGGCCTTCGGGGCACAACGTAGTGACTTCGTGTACGACAACGTCCTAGCGGCGGATAAAGTAGATACCCTTTCTGCCAGTGTGAATCTACAGATTCCACTCTACAGCGGTGGGTCCATCAGTGCTCGTACCCAGGGTCTGTATGGCGCACGCGATGTGGCCGAGCAAGAATACGAAGCCTTGCGTCGACAGGTAGTCAAGGAAACCAAAACTGCCTATCTCCAAAGCGATGCCAATCTGCGCAAGATCGTCTCGGCGCACAAAGCTCTGGAGTCTGCGGTTAAGTCCCGAGAGATTACGGAAAAGTCCTTTGCCTATGGCACTGTCACTGGCGTAGACATCCTCAATGCCGTTCGCCAGGAATACCTCAGCCGCCGGGACTATCTCAGGGCGCAATATGGCTTTGTCACCAACCAACTCGTATTGCTGAGGTGGAGCGGAGAGTTTTCTGCGAAAGATATTCAGCGAATCAATGGCTGGCTTTCACCATCGCTAACCGCTAATGCCGTTGGGAAGGGTAAAAGATAG
- a CDS encoding tRNA (cytidine(34)-2'-O)-methyltransferase yields MFDIILYQPEIPPNTGNVIRLCAITGCRLHLIEPLGFALDDKKLRRAGLDYHEWSSVRTHASLAACIADLQPPRLLAFTTKASHPFTEIAYAPGDALLFGPESRGLPAEVLDSLPPEQRLRLPMLPNRRSLNLSNTVAVAVYEGWRQLGFAAPPG; encoded by the coding sequence ATGTTCGACATCATCCTCTACCAACCGGAAATTCCGCCCAATACCGGCAACGTCATTCGCCTGTGCGCCATCACTGGCTGCCGCCTGCATCTGATCGAGCCGCTGGGCTTCGCGCTGGACGACAAGAAATTGCGCCGCGCCGGCTTGGACTATCACGAGTGGTCCAGCGTGCGGACCCATGCCAGCCTCGCGGCCTGTATAGCAGATTTGCAGCCGCCGCGACTGCTGGCCTTCACCACCAAGGCCAGCCACCCCTTCACCGAGATCGCCTATGCGCCGGGCGACGCCCTGCTGTTCGGCCCGGAAAGTCGTGGTCTGCCGGCCGAGGTGCTGGATTCCCTGCCGCCCGAACAACGGCTGCGCCTGCCCATGTTGCCCAACCGGCGCAGCCTCAACCTGTCCAACACCGTGGCCGTGGCCGTCTATGAAGGCTGGCGCCAGCTGGGCTTCGCTGCACCGCCTGGCTGA
- a CDS encoding type I secretion system permease/ATPase: protein MHYNDKTDLERALAESKGSFLTVGFFSLFINLLLLVPAFYMLQVYDRVLSSYSVTTLIMLTLIMLLLMSTYGALEWVRSRILIRVSTRLDLLLNQRFYEASFKQALYSGGALTSAQALHDLTGLRQFLTGAGLFAFFDAPWLPIYIAVMFFFHPLFGVFTVVGAVMLIALAYANERLTNRHLADANQEHARATQFTSKNLRNAEVVTAMGMLPSLFGRWHRRNNRVLTLQARASERGGTLSILSKTLRMILQSLILGLGAWLVIDHQITPGMMTAGSLLLGRALAPIDLMIGSWKGFVTARGQYGRLNELLHQIPAEPQRMPLPEPRGSLAVEQVVLTPPGATQPVLKGLTFTVAAGASVGILGASAAGKSTLARALLGIWLPQTGKIRLDGADIAQWPRSDLGPHLGYLPQDIELFEGSISDNIARFGPVDPKAVVDAAELAGVHEMILRLPQGYDTLIGAQGGSLSGGQRQRIGLARAVYGRPRLVVLDEPNSNLDEHGERALGVALTRLKQSGTTLLIVTHRVSALAYVENLLVLNEGQIVLSGQRDKVLAHLQGRTEQQASAEPDGLAGNGIHPSGREV, encoded by the coding sequence ATGCATTACAACGATAAGACGGATCTTGAGCGGGCACTGGCCGAGAGCAAGGGTAGCTTCCTGACGGTCGGCTTCTTCAGCCTGTTCATCAACCTACTGCTGCTGGTTCCTGCGTTCTACATGCTGCAGGTTTATGATCGGGTACTCTCCAGCTACAGCGTCACCACGCTGATCATGCTGACCCTGATCATGCTGCTCTTGATGAGCACCTATGGTGCTCTGGAGTGGGTTCGGTCGCGCATCCTGATTCGGGTGTCCACGCGACTCGACCTGTTGCTGAATCAGCGATTCTATGAGGCAAGTTTCAAGCAGGCGCTCTATAGCGGAGGCGCCTTGACTTCGGCCCAGGCGCTCCACGACCTGACCGGTTTACGCCAGTTTCTTACCGGCGCAGGGCTGTTCGCCTTCTTTGATGCACCCTGGCTGCCGATCTACATCGCGGTGATGTTCTTCTTTCATCCGCTGTTTGGGGTTTTTACCGTCGTCGGTGCGGTGATGCTGATCGCGTTGGCCTATGCCAATGAGCGCTTGACGAACAGGCACCTGGCCGACGCTAACCAGGAGCATGCCAGGGCAACGCAATTCACCAGTAAGAATCTGCGCAATGCAGAGGTAGTGACCGCAATGGGCATGCTGCCCAGCCTTTTCGGACGTTGGCATCGCCGCAATAACCGTGTACTGACACTCCAGGCTAGAGCCAGCGAGCGGGGTGGTACCCTCAGCATCCTTTCCAAAACCTTGCGGATGATCCTGCAGTCGCTGATCCTGGGGCTCGGGGCCTGGCTGGTTATCGATCACCAGATCACACCGGGCATGATGACAGCTGGCTCCCTGCTGTTGGGCCGAGCGCTGGCACCTATAGATCTGATGATCGGCAGCTGGAAGGGATTCGTTACTGCGCGGGGTCAATATGGGCGCCTCAACGAACTGTTGCACCAGATACCAGCCGAACCGCAGCGGATGCCTCTGCCCGAGCCGAGGGGCAGTCTGGCCGTCGAGCAGGTCGTTCTGACACCCCCCGGAGCCACTCAGCCTGTGCTCAAGGGGCTCACGTTCACCGTAGCTGCAGGTGCCTCGGTTGGCATCCTGGGGGCAAGTGCGGCCGGTAAGTCGACGCTCGCCCGCGCACTGCTAGGGATCTGGCTGCCACAGACTGGCAAGATTCGTCTCGATGGTGCGGATATTGCCCAATGGCCACGGAGTGACCTGGGGCCGCACCTGGGGTACCTGCCGCAGGACATAGAACTTTTCGAGGGTAGTATCAGCGACAACATCGCGCGCTTCGGTCCGGTGGATCCCAAGGCCGTGGTGGACGCGGCCGAGCTCGCCGGCGTTCACGAGATGATCCTGCGATTGCCCCAGGGGTACGACACGCTCATCGGTGCTCAGGGCGGCTCCCTTTCCGGAGGGCAGCGGCAGCGAATAGGTCTGGCCCGGGCCGTCTATGGCCGGCCCCGCTTGGTGGTGCTGGACGAGCCAAATTCCAATCTGGACGAGCACGGCGAGCGTGCACTCGGCGTCGCCTTGACCCGGCTCAAGCAAAGCGGAACCACGCTGCTCATCGTGACTCATCGCGTCAGCGCCCTGGCCTATGTCGAAAACCTTCTGGTACTCAACGAAGGGCAGATCGTTCTATCAGGTCAACGCGATAAGGTACTGGCACATTTGCAAGGCCGCACGGAGCAGCAGGCGTCTGCTGAGCCTGACGGCTTGGCAGGCAATGGCATCCACCCGTCAGGGCGGGAGGTATGA
- a CDS encoding DUF4124 domain-containing protein — translation MRSLLTLLLLCLLLPAQAAVYSYVDKEGNRVYTDQPPKGVKATPVPLSTPNNLNQQGQPTRKLSPTPTAPVARTPKAAPFRYQMLRILVPEPDATVIDQQGQLIVSLVSEPELQPGHSYRLLVDDREAGVGRSPVFPLDNLDRGTHSLVAEILAADGNVLERTPAQPFHLRRPSLEQKRRAHPCTDKDWGKRPECPLDMKPPEAKKSWLPFL, via the coding sequence GCCTGCCCAGGCGGCGGTCTATAGCTACGTCGACAAGGAAGGCAATCGGGTCTACACCGATCAGCCGCCCAAGGGCGTGAAGGCTACGCCGGTGCCACTGAGCACGCCCAACAACCTCAACCAGCAGGGCCAGCCGACCCGCAAGCTGAGTCCGACTCCCACCGCGCCGGTGGCCAGGACGCCCAAGGCCGCGCCCTTCCGCTACCAGATGCTGCGCATCCTGGTACCCGAGCCCGACGCCACGGTGATCGATCAGCAAGGGCAGCTCATCGTCAGCCTGGTCAGCGAGCCGGAGCTGCAGCCGGGTCACAGCTACCGGCTGCTGGTGGATGACAGGGAAGCCGGCGTCGGGCGCAGTCCGGTGTTTCCCCTGGACAACCTGGATCGTGGCACCCATAGCCTGGTGGCGGAGATCCTCGCCGCCGACGGCAATGTGCTGGAGCGTACGCCGGCCCAGCCCTTTCACCTGCGGCGTCCCTCCCTGGAGCAGAAGCGCCGCGCCCATCCCTGCACCGACAAGGATTGGGGCAAACGTCCGGAATGTCCGCTGGACATGAAACCGCCCGAAGCCAAGAAATCCTGGCTACCTTTCCTCTAG
- a CDS encoding HlyD family type I secretion periplasmic adaptor subunit: protein MLRHAALVDAEAEGLKVSDQPIRRLGFAILLVVFGLGGLWAALAPLSSAVLAQGSVTVKSSRKTVQHLEGGILQELRVHDGDRVHAGEVLMRLDDTQDRVQLEAIRSQRVAAQALEARLIAERDDLGDVFFTADDLAVDDQRVREARGSERQIFAARRAARRGEVAVLRNRDVELEQQIRGLEANIQSKVSLAKSYEGEIKDLSDLLKQGFVSNERLRDQERSLSRLQAEIADQRSAIARARVQRGETQLQILQANQRFKAEVASQLADTQSRLYELREQLRGQQDTLDRKVIKAPVDGMVMGLAVHTLGGVVAPGSHLLDIVPGGADLLVEVEIQPADIDRVAQGKLAEVRFSAFKGATTAVLEGELVYVSADRFINEKSGAPYYLARVALTDRGRQELGHRELQPGMPAEVLINTGDRTLLNYLLKPARNAMARSMIEE from the coding sequence ATGTTGAGGCATGCTGCCCTTGTCGATGCTGAAGCCGAAGGCCTCAAGGTATCCGATCAGCCTATCCGTAGGCTTGGTTTCGCCATTCTTCTCGTGGTGTTTGGCCTGGGCGGTCTTTGGGCAGCACTGGCGCCCTTGAGCAGCGCCGTGCTTGCACAGGGCTCCGTGACCGTGAAGAGTTCGCGCAAGACCGTACAGCATCTGGAGGGAGGCATTCTTCAAGAGTTGCGAGTGCACGACGGTGATCGGGTACATGCCGGAGAGGTGCTCATGCGCCTCGACGATACTCAGGATCGCGTCCAGCTCGAAGCAATACGCAGCCAGCGTGTTGCGGCCCAGGCACTCGAAGCCCGGTTGATCGCCGAGCGCGACGACCTTGGCGATGTTTTTTTCACCGCAGACGACCTTGCCGTCGATGATCAACGTGTTCGAGAGGCGCGCGGCAGTGAGCGTCAGATATTCGCGGCCCGGCGTGCGGCCAGGCGGGGGGAGGTCGCGGTACTTAGAAATAGGGATGTCGAGCTGGAGCAGCAGATTCGCGGACTCGAAGCGAACATCCAGAGCAAGGTGAGCCTGGCCAAATCCTACGAAGGCGAGATCAAGGATTTGAGTGACCTGCTCAAACAGGGGTTTGTCAGCAACGAGCGGTTGCGCGATCAGGAACGCAGCCTCTCTCGGCTACAGGCCGAGATTGCCGATCAACGCTCAGCCATTGCTCGGGCGCGCGTTCAGCGTGGCGAAACTCAGTTGCAGATCCTACAGGCAAATCAGAGGTTCAAGGCGGAAGTCGCCAGCCAGTTAGCGGACACCCAATCCCGCCTCTATGAGCTTCGTGAACAGCTAAGAGGGCAGCAGGATACGCTTGACCGAAAGGTGATCAAGGCACCAGTGGACGGCATGGTGATGGGGCTAGCCGTCCATACCCTGGGCGGCGTGGTCGCACCAGGTAGTCATCTGCTGGATATCGTCCCAGGTGGGGCGGATCTGTTGGTTGAGGTGGAGATTCAACCGGCCGACATAGATAGGGTCGCCCAGGGCAAGCTTGCCGAGGTTCGTTTCAGTGCTTTCAAGGGTGCGACCACGGCCGTATTGGAAGGCGAACTGGTGTACGTCTCCGCAGATCGCTTCATAAATGAAAAGAGTGGGGCGCCCTATTATCTGGCGCGGGTGGCCTTGACTGATCGGGGGCGGCAGGAACTGGGGCACCGTGAATTGCAGCCAGGGATGCCGGCCGAGGTACTTATCAATACAGGTGATCGTACGCTGCTCAACTACCTTCTCAAGCCCGCTCGTAACGCCATGGCGCGTTCGATGATAGAGGAGTAG
- a CDS encoding FdhF/YdeP family oxidoreductase: MSKIGKPKVERYDAPSGGWGSARSVTEIVLRERVPLKSGALLARQNKHGGFACVSCAWAKPGKPHPLEFCENGAKATAWEVTSKRCGPEFFAGHSLTELRGWRDYDLEEVGRLTHPLRYDAASDRYRPVSWAEAFADIGAELKALDPDSVIFYASGRAALETSYLYQLYARLYGTNNLPDSSNMCHESTSVALPKSIGVTVGTVTLNDFDQADCLLFFGQNPGSNSPRMLHDLQEARKRGAPIITFNPLRERGLETFVNPQSPVEMLTDHPTQISTQYHQLKPGGDIAALTGMCKALLTADDQAREQGQPAVLDHAFIAEHCHGFAEFCEWLQRQEWPQLERQSGLTRSALEAAAAVYGRCQKVIGIYGMGLTQHRYGVETIQMLANLLLMRGNIGKPGAGICPVRGHSNVQGQRTVGITEKPELAPLEQLGERFGFTPPQDKGRNTVEACEGILDGSVKAFIGLGGNFLRAIPETSLMEPAWRTLRLSVQIATKLNRNHLVPADKAYLLPCLGRTEIDRQNGVEQAHSTEDSTGCIHGWRGVAEPPEGELLSEPAIVAGLAKATLPDNPKVTWDAWVADYGLIRNEIALSFPEIFHDFNARMWEVGGFHRPLPAAKREWKTETGKANLIVPRSLEEDPDMPATGRDVLTLMTLRSNDQFNTTIYGYHDRFRGVKGTRAVLLMNHNDIERLGLAEGDKVQVSTVADDGVRREVGPLRVTPYNIPEGACGGYYPECNALIPLWHHAEGSKVPAAKAIPVRLNKLITANGGFPVEPEGYGN; the protein is encoded by the coding sequence ATGAGCAAGATCGGCAAACCCAAGGTTGAACGCTACGACGCGCCCTCGGGTGGCTGGGGCTCGGCGCGCTCGGTGACCGAGATCGTCTTGCGCGAGCGAGTGCCACTCAAGTCCGGTGCCCTGCTGGCCCGGCAGAACAAGCATGGCGGTTTCGCCTGCGTGAGTTGTGCCTGGGCCAAGCCCGGCAAGCCCCACCCACTGGAATTCTGCGAGAACGGCGCCAAGGCCACGGCCTGGGAGGTCACCAGCAAGAGGTGCGGACCGGAATTCTTCGCCGGCCATTCCCTCACCGAACTGCGCGGCTGGCGCGACTACGATCTGGAAGAGGTCGGACGCCTGACCCACCCCCTGCGTTACGACGCCGCGAGCGACCGCTATCGCCCGGTGAGCTGGGCCGAAGCCTTCGCCGACATCGGCGCCGAACTCAAGGCACTGGATCCGGATTCGGTGATCTTCTACGCCTCGGGTCGCGCGGCGCTGGAGACCTCCTACCTCTATCAGCTCTATGCCCGCCTGTACGGCACCAACAATCTGCCGGACAGTTCCAACATGTGCCACGAGAGCACTTCGGTGGCTCTGCCCAAGAGCATCGGCGTGACCGTGGGCACCGTGACCCTCAACGATTTCGATCAGGCCGACTGCCTGCTGTTCTTTGGCCAGAATCCTGGCAGCAACAGCCCGCGGATGCTGCATGACCTGCAGGAAGCGCGCAAACGCGGCGCGCCCATCATCACCTTCAATCCCTTGCGCGAGCGTGGCCTGGAGACCTTCGTCAATCCGCAGTCGCCGGTGGAGATGCTGACCGATCACCCCACCCAGATCAGCACCCAGTACCACCAGCTCAAGCCGGGTGGCGACATCGCTGCGCTCACCGGCATGTGCAAGGCCCTGCTGACCGCCGATGACCAGGCCCGCGAGCAAGGCCAGCCCGCCGTGCTCGACCATGCCTTCATCGCCGAGCACTGCCATGGCTTCGCCGAGTTCTGCGAATGGCTGCAACGCCAGGAATGGCCGCAACTGGAGCGCCAGTCAGGCCTCACTCGTAGTGCCCTGGAAGCGGCCGCTGCCGTCTACGGACGTTGTCAGAAAGTCATCGGCATCTATGGCATGGGGCTGACCCAGCATCGCTATGGGGTGGAAACCATCCAGATGCTGGCCAACCTGCTGCTCATGCGCGGCAACATCGGCAAGCCTGGCGCCGGCATCTGCCCGGTGCGGGGTCATTCCAATGTCCAGGGTCAGCGCACCGTGGGCATCACCGAGAAACCGGAACTGGCGCCGCTGGAGCAGCTCGGCGAGCGCTTCGGCTTCACCCCGCCACAGGACAAGGGGCGCAATACCGTGGAGGCCTGCGAAGGCATCCTCGATGGTTCGGTAAAGGCCTTCATCGGCCTGGGCGGCAACTTCCTGCGCGCCATTCCCGAGACCAGTCTGATGGAACCGGCCTGGCGCACCCTGCGCCTGTCGGTGCAAATCGCCACCAAGCTCAATCGCAATCACCTCGTCCCGGCGGACAAGGCCTATCTGCTGCCCTGCCTGGGGCGTACCGAAATCGATCGCCAGAACGGCGTGGAGCAGGCTCACAGCACCGAGGACAGCACCGGCTGCATCCACGGCTGGCGCGGTGTGGCCGAGCCGCCCGAGGGCGAACTACTGTCCGAGCCGGCCATCGTCGCTGGCCTGGCCAAGGCCACCCTGCCGGACAACCCCAAGGTCACCTGGGATGCCTGGGTCGCTGACTATGGCCTTATCCGTAACGAGATCGCCCTCTCCTTCCCGGAGATCTTCCACGACTTCAATGCCAGGATGTGGGAGGTAGGCGGCTTTCATCGCCCGCTGCCAGCGGCCAAGCGCGAGTGGAAGACCGAAACCGGCAAGGCCAATCTCATCGTGCCGCGCAGCCTGGAAGAAGACCCGGACATGCCCGCCACCGGACGGGATGTCTTGACCCTGATGACGCTACGCAGCAACGACCAGTTCAACACCACCATCTACGGTTATCACGACCGTTTTCGTGGGGTGAAGGGCACGCGCGCGGTGCTCCTGATGAATCACAACGACATCGAACGCCTAGGCCTGGCCGAGGGCGACAAGGTGCAGGTGTCGACGGTGGCCGATGACGGCGTGCGGCGCGAGGTAGGCCCGCTGCGGGTCACGCCCTACAACATTCCGGAAGGCGCCTGTGGCGGCTACTACCCCGAGTGCAACGCCCTGATCCCGCTCTGGCACCATGCCGAAGGCAGCAAGGTACCGGCAGCCAAGGCCATTCCGGTGCGCCTGAACAAGCTGATCACGGCGAATGGCGGCTTTCCGGTGGAGCCGGAGGGATATGGAAACTGA